The proteins below come from a single Serratia fonticola genomic window:
- a CDS encoding toll/interleukin-1 receptor domain-containing protein has product MYTPAEVRTLTPVRENVEKRAAVPDLRDVFLCHAWDDRKGAAKELHDELESRGVSVWFSEKDVLLGATLLREIDKGLVKSRVGIVLVTPALLKRLAGEGIADKELSALLARDLLVPIVHDTSYEALREVSPLLGSRSGLNTAEDTMANIAEKLSELVTL; this is encoded by the coding sequence GTGTACACACCTGCCGAGGTGAGAACGCTCACACCAGTCCGAGAAAACGTCGAGAAACGAGCAGCCGTACCTGATCTTCGAGATGTCTTTCTTTGCCATGCATGGGATGACCGCAAAGGAGCAGCCAAAGAACTGCATGACGAGCTAGAATCTCGCGGTGTGTCGGTTTGGTTCAGTGAAAAGGATGTCCTCCTCGGAGCAACATTGCTACGCGAAATAGATAAGGGCCTAGTGAAGTCGCGAGTAGGAATTGTGCTGGTGACCCCTGCGTTGTTGAAGCGTCTTGCAGGAGAAGGCATTGCAGACAAAGAGCTTTCGGCACTCCTGGCTCGTGATCTGCTCGTTCCTATTGTACACGACACAAGTTATGAAGCTCTCCGCGAAGTCAGCCCCTTACTCGGCTCGCGAAGTGGATTAAATACCGCAGAAGATACAATGGCAAATATTGCTGAAAAACTCTCCGAGCTGGTAACGCTCTAA
- a CDS encoding helix-turn-helix transcriptional regulator, whose product MTIKPSLFEDQFVDMAFITRLLGVSNKWIYRLIKDGVFPKPIKLGRSSRWLQSEIESWLQERISQSRQ is encoded by the coding sequence ATGACCATCAAACCTTCCTTATTTGAAGACCAATTTGTCGATATGGCTTTCATTACCCGTCTGTTAGGCGTCAGCAATAAGTGGATATACCGGCTCATCAAAGATGGTGTCTTTCCGAAACCCATCAAGTTGGGGCGCAGTTCCCGCTGGCTACAAAGCGAAATAGAGTCCTGGTTGCAGGAGCGTATCAGCCAGTCTCGTCAGTAA
- a CDS encoding rolling circle replication-associated protein — translation MKRPFNANPKYEMDSLLLTDINTHMEAMFQRFAKLLPFRIDFAYKKNSASFGHACKHSMYNEVQILIKEFEKSFPIVGYYWVIEYTKRKGLHAHFVCYLNGQFQNCHYPVSRAMGDIWKQITDNDGYHYLCVYKDIYKIKIGKIIRHFDTDEIDNLRYVISYLAKCEQKENGIIAGKSVIPVKSKRGRPRIR, via the coding sequence ATGAAAAGACCATTTAACGCCAACCCAAAGTATGAAATGGATAGTCTATTGCTAACTGATATCAATACGCATATGGAGGCGATGTTCCAGCGCTTTGCAAAATTACTACCTTTCAGGATCGACTTTGCCTATAAAAAGAACTCAGCAAGCTTTGGGCATGCCTGCAAACATTCAATGTATAACGAAGTCCAAATATTGATTAAAGAGTTCGAAAAATCCTTTCCGATTGTGGGCTATTACTGGGTGATAGAGTACACGAAGAGAAAAGGACTGCATGCCCATTTTGTTTGCTATCTGAATGGGCAATTTCAGAACTGTCATTATCCTGTGTCCCGAGCTATGGGGGATATTTGGAAACAAATAACAGATAATGATGGATATCATTACCTTTGTGTCTACAAAGATATTTACAAAATCAAAATTGGCAAGATTATCCGACATTTTGATACAGACGAGATCGATAATCTGCGTTATGTCATTAGCTATCTGGCTAAATGTGAGCAAAAGGAAAATGGCATCATCGCGGGTAAAAGCGTGATACCGGTAAAAAGCAAGCGAGGTAGACCACGCATACGCTGA
- a CDS encoding GTPase family protein produces the protein MKKSESLQAIEKPLASLPHAISKHILDHIQKLTHYEPVIGIMGKTGAGKSSLYNALFQGEVTPVSDVQACTRDVLRLRLSSGEHSLILVDLPGVGESEQRDSEYESLYRRILPELDLILWVIKADDRAFSVDERFYRRVMTGYQQRILFVINQVDKIEPCHEWNATSNTPSPHQLANIESKLDSIRQLFSPSHPVCAVSARTEWNLPSMVETMMRCLPDRATSPLATQLHGRLCSEPVKKQAREGFGHAVGEVFDSAEVASFIPAPLKAIIRTVREAVVSVARAVWDWIFF, from the coding sequence ATGAAAAAATCAGAAAGTTTGCAGGCTATCGAAAAGCCGCTGGCGTCACTCCCCCATGCCATCAGCAAGCATATTCTTGACCATATTCAAAAGCTCACTCACTACGAACCTGTCATAGGTATCATGGGAAAAACAGGTGCAGGAAAATCGTCGCTCTACAATGCGCTTTTCCAGGGTGAGGTCACGCCCGTCAGTGATGTCCAAGCCTGCACCCGTGACGTACTGCGATTGCGGCTGAGCAGTGGTGAGCATAGCCTGATACTGGTAGACCTACCCGGTGTAGGCGAGAGTGAGCAACGGGATAGCGAATATGAATCTCTGTATCGCCGTATCCTCCCTGAGCTGGATTTAATCCTGTGGGTTATCAAAGCCGATGATCGTGCTTTCTCCGTCGATGAACGTTTCTACAGGCGAGTGATGACGGGCTACCAACAGCGAATACTGTTTGTCATTAACCAGGTCGACAAAATCGAACCTTGCCATGAATGGAACGCCACCAGCAATACGCCATCACCGCACCAGTTGGCTAATATCGAGTCCAAGCTGGACTCCATTCGCCAGCTGTTTTCACCGAGCCATCCAGTGTGCGCTGTTTCAGCAAGGACAGAATGGAATCTACCGTCAATGGTCGAAACCATGATGCGTTGCCTGCCTGACCGTGCCACCAGCCCTCTGGCGACGCAACTGCACGGGAGGTTATGCAGTGAACCGGTAAAAAAGCAGGCGCGTGAGGGTTTTGGTCATGCGGTTGGAGAAGTGTTTGATTCTGCGGAAGTGGCATCATTTATTCCCGCACCACTAAAAGCGATCATTCGTACCGTCCGCGAGGCCGTGGTATCCGTTGCCCGTGCCGTCTGGGACTGGATTTTCTTCTGA
- a CDS encoding WYL domain-containing protein yields MTQAERRHDRLAVRLSLIISRLVAGETLDLRTLATEFGVSVRTLRRDFRERLMYLDLEYRKGQCRLLSGGRQRELAVMTFARQSGVEALFPGMDNHLVASLLSGPGESPCLIWQGVAQASSPDLGVFTRLVSAVSEHRKVTLLGSGCRCTDLAPYRLVLREGEWYLTGEHQARIAVFPLTDIRAVTLHNGSFAPDIVMRDILSHPDFLQALPHFRFFHSLLVATDGGLIPQKE; encoded by the coding sequence ATGACTCAGGCTGAACGCCGTCATGACCGGCTTGCCGTCAGGCTGTCGTTAATTATCAGCCGTCTGGTTGCGGGTGAAACGCTGGATTTGCGAACGTTGGCAACTGAATTTGGCGTGTCGGTTCGTACCCTGCGCCGGGACTTTCGGGAAAGGCTGATGTATCTGGATCTAGAGTATCGCAAGGGTCAGTGTCGCTTGCTGTCCGGCGGCCGCCAGAGAGAGCTGGCTGTGATGACATTTGCCCGCCAGTCGGGCGTTGAAGCACTGTTTCCTGGTATGGATAATCATCTGGTCGCTTCACTGTTGAGCGGTCCTGGTGAGTCTCCCTGCCTTATCTGGCAGGGAGTGGCCCAAGCGTCATCCCCAGACTTGGGCGTGTTCACACGACTGGTGAGCGCAGTATCGGAACACCGGAAGGTGACGCTACTGGGAAGCGGTTGTCGCTGCACAGACCTTGCTCCCTATCGCTTGGTTCTGCGTGAGGGCGAGTGGTATCTGACGGGTGAGCATCAGGCCCGGATTGCCGTTTTTCCCCTGACCGATATTCGGGCGGTCACGCTCCACAACGGCAGCTTCGCCCCGGATATAGTGATGCGCGACATCCTCTCTCACCCGGATTTTCTTCAGGCTTTACCCCACTTTCGCTTTTTCCATTCATTGCTTGTCGCAACTGACGGCGGGCTTATACCTCAGAAGGAATAA
- a CDS encoding IrmA family protein, with translation MSQFVKALPVIAGLMLCHLSSAYADEQRYISIRNTDTVWVPGNVCVYQFRLDNGGSGEGFGPLILSLRLKDKSGNTLAMGNMEVAAFGDSDAMRSQEASLENECVENVSSVEIMKATEEHNGYQIDLPLSIFDPQYYQPLPVSVAGNKAS, from the coding sequence ATGAGCCAATTTGTTAAAGCCTTACCTGTCATCGCCGGTTTAATGCTGTGCCACCTGTCATCCGCTTATGCTGACGAACAACGCTATATCAGTATCCGCAACACGGATACGGTCTGGGTGCCAGGCAATGTTTGCGTCTACCAGTTCCGTCTAGATAACGGCGGCAGTGGCGAGGGCTTCGGCCCGCTGATCCTTTCCCTGCGTCTGAAAGACAAAAGTGGCAACACACTGGCGATGGGGAATATGGAGGTAGCCGCGTTTGGTGACAGTGATGCCATGCGGTCTCAGGAAGCATCACTGGAAAACGAATGCGTGGAAAACGTCAGCTCAGTAGAAATCATGAAGGCAACAGAAGAACATAACGGTTATCAGATTGACCTGCCGCTGTCTATATTCGATCCACAATATTACCAGCCACTGCCGGTATCGGTTGCCGGGAATAAGGCATCATAA
- a CDS encoding DUF932 domain-containing protein encodes MTRLASRFGSVNLVRRDRPLTRDELAHYVPSVFSEEKHESRSDRYTYIPTITLLDNLKREGFQPFFACQTRVRDQSKREHTKHMLRLRREGQITGKQVPEIILLNSHDGSSSYQMLPGLFRSVCQNGLICGESFGEVRVPHKGNVVEKVIEGAYEILGIFDRVEEKRDAMQSLLLPPPAQLAMAKAALTYRFGEEHQPVTESQILSPRRWQDENNDLWTTYQRIQENLIKGGLSGRTTKGKRAHTRAVKGIDGDVKLNRALWVMAENMLQLAS; translated from the coding sequence ATGACCCGATTAGCATCTCGCTTTGGATCGGTGAACCTCGTTCGCCGCGATCGCCCATTAACCCGTGATGAACTGGCGCATTACGTACCGAGTGTATTTAGTGAAGAAAAGCATGAATCACGTAGCGACCGGTACACCTACATCCCGACCATCACCCTGCTCGATAACCTGAAGCGTGAAGGCTTCCAGCCGTTCTTTGCCTGTCAGACCCGTGTGCGGGACCAGAGCAAGCGTGAACACACCAAACACATGCTGCGCCTGCGCCGCGAAGGCCAAATCACCGGCAAGCAAGTGCCAGAAATTATTCTGCTTAACAGCCATGACGGCTCCAGCTCATACCAGATGCTGCCGGGGCTATTTAGATCGGTTTGTCAAAATGGACTGATTTGCGGTGAGAGTTTTGGTGAGGTGCGCGTGCCGCATAAAGGCAATGTGGTGGAGAAAGTCATTGAAGGGGCTTACGAAATACTGGGGATATTTGACCGAGTGGAAGAGAAGCGCGATGCCATGCAGTCACTGCTGTTACCGCCACCGGCCCAACTGGCAATGGCAAAAGCGGCATTAACCTATCGCTTTGGTGAAGAGCATCAGCCGGTGACGGAATCACAGATCCTTTCCCCGCGCCGCTGGCAGGACGAAAACAATGATCTGTGGACCACTTACCAGCGTATTCAGGAAAACCTGATTAAAGGCGGGCTGTCGGGGAGAACGACCAAAGGCAAACGTGCCCACACCCGTGCAGTAAAAGGTATCGACGGTGATGTGAAGCTTAACCGCGCTCTGTGGGTTATGGCCGAAAATATGCTGCAGCTTGCTTCATGA
- the radC gene encoding RadC family protein encodes MSALHLSEVFPANEQRVIRRALRLLEKYQRQPGEQFTAASVAKSWVQLQLARQEREVFLVMYLDNQHCLLGHEALFTGSISHTEVHPRELVKAALRHNAAAVILAHNHPSGTTEISQQDKHVTQRIVKALALVEVRVLDHLVVGNEVVSFAEQGLL; translated from the coding sequence ATGTCTGCACTTCATCTATCCGAGGTATTCCCGGCAAACGAGCAGCGCGTTATCCGGCGAGCCCTGCGCCTGCTGGAGAAATATCAGCGCCAGCCGGGTGAACAGTTTACTGCCGCCAGCGTTGCTAAAAGCTGGGTGCAATTACAGTTGGCTCGCCAAGAGCGGGAGGTATTTCTCGTGATGTACCTTGATAACCAACATTGCCTGCTGGGGCACGAAGCGTTGTTTACGGGCTCCATCAGCCATACCGAAGTACATCCCCGTGAGCTGGTGAAAGCGGCTCTGCGCCACAACGCCGCTGCAGTAATTCTGGCGCACAACCATCCGTCAGGTACGACAGAAATCAGCCAGCAGGACAAACATGTTACTCAGCGGATCGTAAAAGCGTTGGCACTGGTCGAAGTGCGAGTGCTGGATCATCTTGTGGTTGGGAATGAAGTGGTTTCTTTTGCTGAGCAGGGTTTGCTTTAA
- a CDS encoding type IV toxin-antitoxin system YeeU family antitoxin produces MPLTLPHEWGLQSDITPRFGARLVQEGNRLHYLADRAGLTGSFNPKQLQKLDQAFPLFIDLLQAMLHSGELNPHHQHQVTIQLAGLTCIADTRGSCGYVYISIYPTQ; encoded by the coding sequence ATGCCATTAACACTACCTCATGAATGGGGGTTACAAAGCGATATCACCCCGCGATTTGGCGCAAGATTGGTTCAGGAAGGTAACCGGCTGCATTACCTGGCTGACAGGGCTGGGTTGACGGGGAGCTTTAACCCTAAGCAATTACAGAAACTGGATCAGGCTTTCCCGTTGTTTATAGATCTGCTGCAAGCAATGCTGCATTCCGGTGAGCTAAATCCACACCATCAACATCAGGTGACCATTCAGCTTGCGGGTTTAACCTGCATAGCTGATACCCGTGGTAGCTGCGGCTACGTTTACATTTCTATTTATCCAACCCAGTAA
- a CDS encoding TA system toxin CbtA family protein, protein MHISFVPATVPVASRLSPVQVWQQLLTYLLEHHYGLTLNDTPFHDDTAIQQHIEAGITLADAVNFLVERYELVRTDRKGFTSQEQTPFLTATDILRARRATGLMNT, encoded by the coding sequence ATGCACATTTCATTTGTACCGGCCACGGTGCCGGTTGCGTCGCGCTTGTCACCCGTGCAAGTCTGGCAGCAACTGTTAACGTATCTGCTAGAGCACCATTACGGCCTGACACTCAACGACACGCCATTCCACGACGATACGGCCATTCAACAGCATATCGAAGCGGGGATCACCCTAGCCGATGCAGTGAATTTTCTGGTGGAACGCTATGAACTGGTTCGCACTGACCGCAAAGGGTTTACATCGCAGGAGCAGACACCATTTCTGACCGCCACCGATATTCTCAGAGCAAGGCGTGCTACCGGGCTGATGAATACGTAA
- a CDS encoding SulP family inorganic anion transporter, producing MLLSSTRKDWLGNVRGDVLAGIVVALALIPESIAFSIIAGVDPQVGLYSAFCIPVVMAFFGGRPAMISSSTGAMALLMVTLVKDHGLQYLLAASILTGVFQLIAGYLKLGRLMRLVSRSVVTGFVNALAILIFMAQLPELTNVTWHVYAMTAAGLGIIYLFPYLNKTIPSPLVCIVVLTGIAMWLHLDVRTVGDMGKLPDSLPVFLLPDVPLTIQTLLIILPYSAGLAVVGLLESMMTATIVDDMTDTPSDKNRECKAQGIANICTPFIGGMAGCAMIGQSVINVKSGGRGRLSTLTASVVLLCLIVFLRDWVSQIPMAALVAVMIMVSIGTFSWRSIINLRTHPLSTSVVMLATVAVVVATHNLAFGVLTGVLIASLNFATKISRFMRVTSVLEDSSRTYTVTGQVFFASADRFTSHFNFREAIEHVVIDVSHAHFWDITSVSALDKVVIKFRREGTEVEIRGMNEATCTIVDRFGVHDKPEELEKAGF from the coding sequence ATGTTGCTGTCCTCAACGCGTAAGGACTGGCTAGGTAACGTCCGTGGTGACGTACTGGCCGGTATTGTTGTCGCGCTCGCGCTCATTCCAGAATCGATCGCCTTTTCCATTATTGCCGGCGTCGATCCCCAGGTAGGGCTCTACTCTGCTTTCTGTATCCCGGTAGTTATGGCTTTCTTTGGCGGGCGTCCGGCGATGATTTCTTCATCCACAGGTGCAATGGCGCTGCTGATGGTGACGCTGGTTAAAGACCACGGCCTTCAATATCTGTTGGCGGCGTCCATTCTGACGGGGGTCTTCCAACTGATAGCCGGTTATCTGAAATTAGGCAGACTGATGCGTTTGGTCTCACGCTCAGTGGTAACCGGATTCGTCAACGCGCTGGCAATTCTGATCTTTATGGCGCAGTTACCTGAACTGACTAATGTGACCTGGCATGTTTATGCCATGACTGCGGCGGGTCTAGGAATTATTTATCTCTTCCCGTACCTTAACAAAACCATTCCTTCACCACTTGTCTGCATCGTGGTGCTGACTGGCATTGCCATGTGGCTGCATCTGGATGTACGAACTGTAGGTGACATGGGTAAACTTCCGGACAGCCTGCCTGTCTTCCTGCTTCCCGACGTGCCGCTAACTATCCAGACACTGCTCATCATCCTGCCATATTCTGCGGGGCTTGCGGTTGTTGGCCTGCTTGAGTCAATGATGACCGCGACTATCGTGGATGACATGACCGACACCCCCAGTGACAAGAACCGGGAATGCAAAGCGCAGGGTATCGCCAATATCTGTACGCCCTTTATAGGAGGAATGGCAGGGTGTGCGATGATCGGGCAATCGGTTATCAACGTAAAATCAGGCGGGCGTGGTCGGCTTTCTACTCTCACGGCTAGCGTAGTGCTGCTTTGCCTGATTGTGTTCCTGCGTGACTGGGTATCTCAGATCCCCATGGCAGCGCTCGTCGCTGTGATGATTATGGTATCCATCGGGACGTTCTCCTGGCGATCCATTATCAACCTGCGCACACATCCACTTTCAACCAGCGTGGTCATGCTCGCCACTGTCGCTGTCGTGGTTGCAACACATAATCTGGCCTTTGGCGTGCTGACTGGCGTACTGATAGCCTCGCTCAACTTTGCCACTAAAATATCCCGGTTCATGAGAGTCACTTCTGTTCTTGAGGATTCGAGCCGAACCTATACCGTTACCGGCCAGGTTTTTTTTGCCTCGGCAGACCGCTTTACCAGCCACTTTAATTTCCGCGAAGCCATTGAGCATGTGGTGATAGATGTTTCACACGCCCATTTCTGGGATATCACATCCGTCAGCGCTCTGGATAAGGTGGTCATTAAGTTCCGCAGAGAAGGCACGGAAGTTGAGATCCGTGGGATGAACGAAGCTACCTGCACCATCGTTGACCGTTTTGGTGTTCACGATAAACCCGAAGAACTCGAAAAAGCAGGCTTCTGA
- the arsH gene encoding arsenical resistance protein ArsH produces the protein MTDELKNVDTGLFDTSINEGRFGVPAIQHPARILMLYGSVRERSYSRLATEEAARLLTAMGAEVRIFNPSGLPLPDDAPELHPKVMELRELVRWSEGMVWCSPERHGAMTGIMKAQIDWIPLSEGAVRPSQGKTLAVMQVCGGSQSFNAVNQMRILGRWMRMITIPNQSSVAKAWQEFDEDGRMKPSSYYDRIVDVMEELVKFTLLTRGNSAYLVDRYSERKESAEELSRRVNQSKI, from the coding sequence ATGACGGACGAGCTTAAGAACGTTGATACAGGTTTATTCGACACGTCAATTAACGAGGGGAGATTCGGTGTTCCTGCCATTCAACATCCTGCCCGCATTCTGATGCTTTATGGTTCTGTACGCGAACGTTCATACAGCCGACTGGCAACTGAGGAAGCTGCAAGATTATTGACTGCGATGGGCGCAGAAGTGCGGATCTTCAATCCTTCTGGCTTGCCTCTTCCTGATGATGCACCTGAATTGCATCCTAAAGTGATGGAGCTACGCGAGCTGGTTCGTTGGTCTGAAGGGATGGTGTGGTGCTCACCTGAGCGGCATGGTGCAATGACCGGCATCATGAAGGCCCAGATTGACTGGATACCCCTATCGGAAGGCGCTGTTCGCCCTTCTCAGGGTAAGACGCTGGCCGTTATGCAGGTCTGCGGTGGCTCTCAGTCTTTCAATGCCGTAAACCAGATGCGCATTCTTGGCCGTTGGATGCGGATGATCACCATTCCAAATCAGTCCTCCGTGGCAAAAGCCTGGCAGGAGTTTGATGAGGATGGACGAATGAAACCGTCGTCTTATTACGACCGCATTGTGGATGTGATGGAAGAGCTCGTGAAATTTACTCTCCTGACCCGGGGCAACTCAGCCTATCTCGTTGATCGCTATAGCGAACGAAAAGAGTCGGCAGAAGAGCTTTCCCGGCGAGTGAATCAGAGCAAGATTTGA
- a CDS encoding ArsR/SmtB family transcription factor: MELSKAADTLKELGHPTRLSVYRELVKAGHQGLPVGELQKRLEIPASTLSHHLSALISVSLVHQERQGRTLFCHAHYESLDALIAFLTEECCTGTADCSTTAINQKNGEVK; this comes from the coding sequence ATGGAGCTTTCGAAAGCAGCGGATACCCTGAAAGAGCTGGGGCATCCAACACGTCTGAGTGTGTACAGAGAGCTGGTTAAAGCCGGGCATCAGGGGCTGCCTGTAGGAGAACTGCAAAAGCGGCTTGAGATCCCTGCTTCAACATTAAGCCATCATCTGTCAGCACTGATTTCAGTTTCCCTTGTACATCAGGAACGGCAAGGACGAACACTTTTTTGCCATGCTCACTATGAAAGTCTGGATGCGCTGATCGCCTTCCTTACTGAGGAATGTTGCACTGGTACCGCTGATTGTTCCACTACTGCCATAAATCAAAAAAATGGAGAGGTAAAATGA
- a CDS encoding GGDEF domain-containing protein, which translates to MKIEILKQAVMDSRDGITISDNVIDDNPLIFVNPAFERMTGYSFEEITNINCRYLQNNDREQPELEIVRNAVKKGEYCLVTLRNYRKDGTMFWNELSISPIHDESGTVTNFIGIQKDVTPRMIIQQQLRDEHRSLEEMKIHFEQLSIKDGLTGIYNRRFFDTQFDIQCKIAIRNGDSLTLAMIDVDHFKSFNDIYGHQAGDEALIRVADCLSKSFKRGSDFVARYGGEEFVILSNGMTKDQATLYVQTLCQLVRDLRIPHSASSTGYLTISIGFSVHTFGQLPSPNVLLTHADKALYVAKARGKDQFFSL; encoded by the coding sequence ATGAAGATTGAAATTCTTAAGCAGGCGGTTATGGATTCACGAGACGGCATCACCATCTCTGACAATGTCATAGACGACAATCCTTTGATTTTTGTAAATCCGGCTTTTGAGAGAATGACCGGCTACTCCTTCGAAGAAATCACCAACATCAACTGTCGATACCTACAAAATAACGATCGGGAACAGCCAGAGCTGGAGATTGTGCGCAACGCCGTTAAAAAAGGTGAGTACTGCCTTGTAACCTTGCGAAACTACCGCAAGGATGGAACTATGTTTTGGAACGAGTTAAGCATATCGCCAATTCATGATGAGAGTGGGACTGTAACCAATTTTATCGGGATCCAAAAAGACGTAACACCAAGAATGATAATCCAGCAACAGCTTCGTGATGAGCATCGGTCCCTCGAGGAAATGAAAATACACTTCGAGCAACTCTCCATAAAGGATGGACTCACCGGGATTTATAATCGCCGTTTTTTTGATACGCAGTTCGACATTCAATGCAAAATTGCCATCCGTAATGGCGACTCATTGACGCTCGCCATGATCGATGTCGATCACTTCAAATCATTCAATGATATTTATGGACATCAGGCAGGCGATGAAGCGCTAATACGTGTCGCGGATTGCTTGAGCAAGTCCTTCAAGCGGGGGTCTGATTTTGTCGCCAGGTATGGCGGCGAAGAATTTGTCATTCTCTCCAATGGCATGACGAAAGACCAGGCAACGCTGTATGTGCAGACGCTATGCCAACTGGTGCGAGATTTGAGAATACCGCACTCCGCTTCCAGCACTGGATACTTGACTATAAGCATCGGTTTTTCAGTTCATACATTTGGCCAACTGCCCTCGCCTAACGTACTACTGACACATGCCGATAAAGCTCTCTACGTAGCTAAAGCCCGGGGCAAAGATCAGTTTTTCAGTCTTTAG
- a CDS encoding PLP-dependent aminotransferase family protein has translation MTRYQQLANILSQRIKEGLYVPGERLPSVRVLSDEHGVSISTVQQAYRQLEECLLIESRPKSGYFVRCSSNLPALPALCSHAQRPVEISQWENTLEFLRGSTQKNVLHLGVGTPDLSGPGLKILNRLLARISLHQSEEVLDYDSIYGTTTLREQIARLMLDSGNHQSADNIIITSGCHGALAIALGAVCQPGDIVAVDSPSFHGAMQTLKGMGMKVIEIPTDPVVGISLEALEMALDQWPIKAIQLTPTCNNPLGYNMPDERKKALLTLAQRYDVAIIEDDVYGALAYQYPRPPTIASFDDDGRVLLCSSFSKTVAPGLRVGWIAPGRYLEKALHMKYISAGRVPTLPQLAMAEFIKQGHYLQHLRRMRRQYQRNRDIMTGWIMKYFPPNTCLSRPQGSFMLWVELPYGFDSLRLNRCLLPQGIQIAVGFISSAAGKYRNCLRLSYSKPMTREIEQALQKVGNTIFELLENLKK, from the coding sequence ATGACTCGCTACCAACAATTGGCCAATATCCTTAGCCAACGCATCAAAGAAGGGCTGTATGTGCCCGGAGAGCGGCTGCCTTCCGTTCGGGTGTTGAGTGACGAGCACGGAGTGAGTATCAGCACCGTACAGCAGGCCTATCGGCAGCTCGAAGAGTGCCTGCTGATCGAGTCGCGGCCGAAATCGGGATACTTCGTGCGCTGTAGCTCAAATCTTCCTGCTTTACCCGCGCTATGCAGCCATGCACAACGGCCTGTCGAGATTTCTCAGTGGGAAAATACGCTGGAGTTTTTACGGGGGAGCACTCAAAAGAATGTGCTACATCTGGGCGTCGGCACACCGGACCTGTCTGGCCCAGGCCTGAAAATACTCAACCGTTTGCTAGCCCGTATCAGCCTGCATCAAAGTGAGGAAGTACTGGATTACGACAGTATTTACGGCACGACGACGCTGCGTGAGCAGATTGCCCGCCTGATGCTGGACAGCGGCAATCATCAATCGGCAGACAATATCATTATTACCTCTGGCTGCCATGGCGCACTGGCTATTGCGCTAGGGGCCGTTTGCCAGCCTGGCGACATTGTGGCGGTGGATTCCCCCAGCTTTCATGGTGCGATGCAGACCCTGAAAGGGATGGGGATGAAGGTGATTGAAATCCCCACCGATCCTGTGGTGGGGATCAGCCTGGAAGCGTTGGAAATGGCGCTGGATCAGTGGCCGATTAAAGCCATCCAACTGACTCCGACCTGCAATAACCCCTTGGGTTACAACATGCCGGATGAGCGCAAGAAAGCGCTGCTGACATTGGCTCAACGCTATGACGTGGCCATTATTGAAGACGATGTGTACGGCGCACTCGCTTATCAATACCCACGCCCGCCGACCATTGCCTCGTTTGATGATGATGGCCGTGTATTGCTGTGCAGTTCCTTCTCTAAAACCGTTGCGCCCGGTCTGCGGGTTGGTTGGATTGCGCCGGGGCGTTACTTAGAGAAAGCGTTACATATGAAGTACATTTCCGCTGGGCGGGTCCCCACCTTGCCACAGCTGGCAATGGCTGAATTCATCAAGCAAGGGCATTACCTACAACATTTACGCCGCATGCGCCGCCAATATCAACGTAATCGCGACATTATGACGGGTTGGATCATGAAGTATTTCCCGCCAAATACCTGCCTGAGCAGGCCACAAGGGAGCTTTATGTTATGGGTGGAGCTGCCTTACGGATTCGATAGCCTGCGTCTGAACCGCTGTTTGCTGCCGCAGGGCATACAGATTGCCGTCGGTTTTATCAGTTCTGCTGCCGGAAAATACCGCAATTGCCTACGGCTAAGCTACAGCAAGCCCATGACCCGCGAGATTGAGCAAGCGCTCCAAAAGGTGGGTAACACGATTTTTGAATTGTTGGAGAACCTTAAAAAATGA